The following proteins are encoded in a genomic region of Rhodothermales bacterium:
- a CDS encoding inositol-3-phosphate synthase — protein MPAQPYSRHSGKLLVLTPGMGAVATTFIAGVEAIRQGHALPIGSVSQMQAIRLGLRSENRSPLIRDFLDLAPLDDLEFGGWDVFPDDAYEAAERASVLQPSTLAPLKDFLHTIKPMTAAFDRQYVKRLDGPNVKKAANKKELAESLREDIRTRMAETGASRAVMVWCGSTEVYLQPSACHMDIDSFEKGMLDNDPAISPSQLYAYAAIMEGVPYANGAPNLSADSPALEQLALREGVPIAGKDFKTGQTLMKTILAPGMKARMLGIRGWYSTNILGNRDGEILDDADSFKAKEVTKTGVLDTILQPDVYPDLYKDLCHVVKINYYPPRGDEKEGWDNIDIVGWLGYTMQIKVNFLCRDSILAAPIVLDLALFLDLAGRAGRKGIQEWLSFYFKGPHVQSGHVQEHDLFIQHFRLKNTLRVLGGEEPVTHLSENYTSAENLEMI, from the coding sequence ATGCCAGCTCAACCGTATAGCCGCCACAGCGGTAAGCTCCTCGTTCTGACCCCGGGCATGGGTGCCGTCGCCACGACATTCATTGCGGGCGTCGAAGCGATCCGACAAGGACACGCACTACCGATTGGCTCCGTCTCACAGATGCAGGCGATCCGCCTCGGATTGCGGTCCGAAAACCGCAGTCCCCTGATACGGGATTTCCTGGATCTCGCCCCTCTGGATGACCTTGAGTTTGGGGGCTGGGATGTGTTTCCTGACGATGCATACGAGGCTGCGGAACGAGCCTCCGTACTTCAGCCGTCGACGCTCGCACCTCTGAAGGACTTCCTCCACACGATCAAGCCGATGACGGCTGCCTTCGACCGCCAGTACGTCAAACGGCTCGACGGCCCGAACGTAAAGAAGGCTGCGAACAAGAAGGAACTCGCGGAGAGTCTCCGGGAAGACATCCGTACGCGCATGGCTGAGACGGGCGCGTCACGAGCCGTGATGGTGTGGTGTGGTTCCACCGAGGTGTACCTGCAGCCGTCGGCGTGTCACATGGACATCGATTCGTTCGAGAAGGGAATGCTGGACAACGACCCCGCCATTTCCCCGTCGCAGCTCTACGCGTATGCCGCGATCATGGAGGGGGTCCCCTACGCAAACGGAGCCCCGAACCTCTCAGCCGATTCACCCGCGCTCGAGCAGCTGGCTCTAAGAGAGGGTGTGCCCATTGCCGGGAAAGACTTCAAGACCGGCCAGACCCTGATGAAGACGATTCTCGCGCCAGGAATGAAGGCACGAATGCTCGGGATTCGCGGCTGGTACTCAACAAATATTCTCGGCAATCGTGACGGTGAAATACTGGACGACGCCGACAGCTTCAAGGCAAAGGAGGTCACGAAGACCGGCGTTCTTGATACGATTCTTCAGCCGGACGTATATCCGGATCTGTACAAGGATCTCTGCCACGTCGTGAAGATCAACTATTACCCCCCGCGAGGTGACGAGAAGGAGGGCTGGGACAACATTGATATTGTGGGATGGCTGGGCTATACGATGCAGATCAAGGTCAATTTCCTGTGCCGCGATTCGATTCTCGCTGCACCGATCGTCCTGGATCTGGCGCTCTTTCTGGATCTCGCAGGTCGTGCGGGTCGCAAAGGCATTCAGGAATGGCTCTCCTTCTATTTCAAGGGGCCCCACGTGCAATCGGGCCACGTACAGGAACATGATCTGTTCATTCAACACTTCCGCCTGAAGAACACTCTGCGTGTACTTGGAGGTGAAGAGCCGGTAACACATCTTTCCGAGAACTACACCTCGGCAGAGAACCTGGAAATGATATGA